One window of Microcoleus vaginatus PCC 9802 genomic DNA carries:
- a CDS encoding calcium-binding protein, translating into MALQRDPAGVPRLVGDNTSESVDLFIDNSRFGGVTNFPSGVGMLGGDDTVAGSTANDLIFGNEGEDIITGYFGNDSLLGGKGKDLIGGGDGNDSLNGGLDGDMLLGLGGNDILLGGKGNDFLVSGNGNDTLVGGLGRDFLAGFDDNNSIKLGGSNLYVLQAEPGVTDVNNTDLIVSFRPAFDKIGLADGLTVNDVVLESLTNASITIQAEVPQALGSFLPPDLLGSKSIVTSGTLIKVKNSGDLIGFVESVTPAQLQNSIISTQGF; encoded by the coding sequence ATGGCTTTACAAAGAGACCCAGCAGGAGTGCCTCGCTTAGTTGGCGACAATACATCGGAATCAGTTGATTTATTCATCGATAATTCCCGATTCGGAGGTGTAACTAATTTCCCTTCAGGAGTAGGGATGCTCGGAGGTGACGATACAGTGGCCGGCTCAACCGCTAATGATTTGATCTTTGGCAATGAGGGCGAAGATATTATCACAGGGTATTTTGGTAACGATTCTTTATTGGGGGGAAAAGGGAAAGACCTAATAGGTGGAGGGGACGGAAATGACTCTCTAAACGGAGGTTTAGATGGAGATATGCTTTTGGGTTTGGGTGGAAATGATATTTTATTGGGCGGTAAAGGCAATGATTTTTTAGTAAGCGGTAACGGAAATGACACTCTAGTGGGAGGTTTGGGTCGAGACTTCTTAGCAGGTTTTGATGATAATAATTCTATCAAACTCGGGGGCAGCAACTTGTACGTCCTCCAAGCAGAACCCGGAGTTACAGATGTCAATAATACCGATCTCATTGTAAGTTTCAGACCTGCTTTCGATAAAATTGGATTAGCAGACGGTTTGACGGTTAACGATGTAGTTTTGGAAAGCTTGACAAATGCGTCCATTACAATACAAGCGGAAGTGCCGCAAGCTCTGGGTTCTTTTCTTCCGCCCGATCTATTAGGCTCCAAATCGATCGTGACTTCAGGGACTCTCATCAAAGTCAAGAATTCCGGAGATTTAATAGGTTTTGTTGAGAGTGTAACGCCTGCTCAACTGCAAAACAGTATTATCTCTACTCAGGGATTCTAA
- the plsY gene encoding glycerol-3-phosphate 1-O-acyltransferase translates to MASWIILNGALLIAAYLLGSIPTGYALGKWMLGIDIREVGSGSTGATNVLRTLGKWPGLGVLLVDVLKGVSAIVLIRYIYSLSFTQQLATAAGLENTATVIPWMATLAGFSAVLGHSKSIWLGFTGGKSVATSLGVLLGLYWPVGLGTFGIFGIVFAVSRIVSLSSIIGAISVAGLMFTLHQPLAYVLFGIAGGVFVIVRHRSNIQRLLNGTEPRIGEKLETAGSD, encoded by the coding sequence ATGGCTAGCTGGATAATTTTAAATGGCGCATTGCTAATAGCAGCTTATTTGCTGGGTTCGATTCCTACTGGGTACGCCTTGGGGAAATGGATGCTAGGAATTGATATTCGAGAGGTTGGTTCGGGTTCGACGGGTGCGACTAACGTACTGAGGACTTTGGGTAAGTGGCCGGGGTTGGGGGTGTTGCTGGTTGATGTGTTGAAGGGGGTAAGTGCGATCGTCCTAATCCGCTACATTTACTCTCTCAGTTTTACCCAGCAGCTAGCAACCGCCGCAGGTTTAGAAAATACTGCAACTGTCATCCCTTGGATGGCAACTTTGGCGGGTTTCTCTGCTGTTTTGGGCCACAGCAAATCTATTTGGCTGGGGTTTACCGGCGGTAAATCTGTCGCTACGAGTTTGGGAGTTTTGCTTGGTTTGTACTGGCCAGTAGGTTTGGGAACTTTCGGAATTTTTGGAATCGTGTTTGCAGTGTCGCGAATTGTTTCTTTAAGCTCGATTATCGGGGCAATTAGCGTTGCTGGATTGATGTTTACTTTACATCAGCCGCTAGCTTATGTATTGTTTGGCATTGCGGGCGGTGTGTTTGTAATTGTGCGACATCGGAGCAATATTCAGCGGCTGTTGAATGGTACGGAACCGAGGATTGGAGAGAAATTGGAAACAGCAGGTAGCGATTGA
- a CDS encoding DUF3086 domain-containing protein: MNSDESPTQEPQAQPPAPSGDGEVDLPVNETEYELLSQTRDLWLDENELPAQLPPETDPPLGEEDAEIAQFVDEAGAIAQIPPNTDDAESESPIAQIELPADSQPIATPETVTHIPENVTEQLAQRVKELQQQEQNLTEKIAALEADKANALEALGQAQASIGRLVQDGLIQLDHRKQALQIEVEKLERRRDRIQKEMRTTFAGVSQDLAIRVQGFKDYLVGSLQDLAATAELLDLTPPVQETPRQIPAEESQSSAPVNPKFAEQGFQEQAKQIRRTLDQYRTLPDYYGPPWQLRRTFEPIHAERVSNWFFTQGGRGALRTMGSRLQNILITSTIISVLRSVYGGRVRTLVLANSPERLGEWRRGLQDCLGITRNDFGPERGIIMFESAEALAQKADRLVKEGKLPLIVIDETEDLISLSLLQFPLWLAFASDPQTLTTAKDF; this comes from the coding sequence ATGAATTCAGACGAATCTCCAACCCAAGAACCGCAAGCCCAACCACCCGCCCCAAGCGGTGACGGCGAAGTCGATTTACCCGTGAATGAGACGGAGTACGAACTTCTATCTCAAACACGAGATTTGTGGCTCGACGAAAATGAACTGCCAGCCCAACTCCCGCCAGAAACAGACCCGCCGCTGGGCGAGGAAGATGCCGAAATCGCCCAATTCGTGGACGAAGCAGGCGCAATCGCCCAAATTCCGCCCAACACCGACGATGCCGAATCAGAAAGTCCGATCGCTCAAATTGAGCTTCCAGCAGACTCCCAGCCAATAGCAACCCCAGAAACGGTAACGCACATCCCAGAAAATGTTACCGAACAGTTGGCACAGAGAGTCAAAGAATTGCAGCAGCAAGAACAAAATTTGACTGAAAAAATTGCCGCATTGGAAGCCGACAAAGCCAATGCTTTAGAAGCGTTGGGCCAGGCTCAAGCATCGATCGGGCGTTTGGTACAAGACGGCTTGATTCAACTAGATCACCGCAAACAAGCGCTACAAATCGAAGTAGAAAAACTCGAACGCCGGCGCGATCGAATTCAAAAGGAAATGCGAACCACTTTTGCCGGCGTTTCCCAAGATTTAGCAATTCGAGTCCAGGGTTTCAAAGACTATCTAGTAGGCAGTTTGCAGGATTTGGCCGCTACCGCCGAACTCTTAGATTTGACGCCACCAGTGCAAGAGACACCCAGGCAAATTCCTGCTGAGGAGTCTCAATCCTCAGCACCAGTAAATCCCAAATTTGCGGAACAGGGATTTCAAGAACAAGCCAAACAAATTCGCCGCACCCTCGATCAATATCGCACTCTCCCCGACTACTACGGCCCGCCTTGGCAACTTCGCCGCACTTTTGAACCCATCCACGCGGAACGAGTTTCTAACTGGTTTTTCACTCAAGGAGGAAGGGGTGCTTTGCGGACTATGGGTTCGCGCTTGCAAAATATCTTGATTACTTCGACTATTATTTCTGTACTCAGAAGCGTCTACGGTGGACGGGTGCGGACTTTGGTGCTCGCCAACAGTCCCGAACGTTTAGGAGAGTGGCGCCGGGGTTTGCAGGACTGTTTGGGCATTACTCGCAACGATTTTGGCCCGGAACGGGGGATTATTATGTTTGAGTCTGCGGAAGCTTTAGCTCAAAAAGCCGATCGACTGGTGAAAGAGGGCAAATTGCCACTAATTGTCATTGATGAAACTGAGGATTTAATTAGTTTGTCACTGCTGCAATTTCCGCTGTGGTTGGCTTTTGCTTCTGACCCGCAAACTTTGACGACTGCTAAGGATTTTTGA
- a CDS encoding DUF3119 family protein, which produces MNTTASSTAPTNTIELAPSYAIPLVLVLAAVPLLFVQKWVSLPLSVFGLFLMYQAATIRLQFTPTDLDIYRSSKLIRRFPYREWQNWRIFWPPVPILFYFKEINSIHFLPVLFDRKMLQTCLEQRCPRQD; this is translated from the coding sequence GTGAATACCACTGCCTCTTCTACTGCGCCGACAAATACGATCGAGCTCGCTCCGAGTTATGCGATTCCCCTAGTTTTGGTACTGGCGGCCGTACCGCTGCTGTTCGTTCAGAAGTGGGTGAGTTTGCCGCTTTCTGTGTTCGGCTTGTTTCTGATGTACCAAGCCGCCACCATCCGGCTACAATTTACCCCAACAGATTTGGACATTTATCGATCGTCCAAATTAATCCGCCGCTTTCCTTACCGAGAATGGCAAAATTGGCGGATATTTTGGCCCCCTGTGCCGATTTTGTTCTATTTCAAAGAAATTAACAGCATTCACTTTCTGCCGGTTCTGTTCGATCGTAAAATGCTACAGACCTGCTTAGAACAGCGCTGTCCCCGTCAAGACTAA
- a CDS encoding MlaE family lipid ABC transporter permease subunit: protein MSTTTSSSLSLWSQRLLAAALLGGQVMLHLLKGKIHRRNTIDQMAAVGPESLLIALLTAGFVGMVFTIQVAREFINLGAANVVGGVLALSLTRELGPVLTAVIVTGRVGSAFAAEIGTMQVTEQIDALLMLRTDPIDYLVIPRVLACCLMLPILTIMCLVTGVLGGLLIATTMYGISQSVFLESVRNFLGLWDICSAAIKAFVFGGLIAVIGTSWGLTTTGGAKGVGQSTTTAVVTALLAIFIVNFFMTWLMFQGTGSSVLKGL from the coding sequence TTGAGCACCACTACATCTTCGAGCCTCAGTTTGTGGAGTCAGCGGTTGCTGGCAGCAGCTTTATTGGGCGGCCAAGTCATGCTGCACTTGCTGAAAGGCAAAATTCACCGCCGCAACACCATCGACCAAATGGCAGCAGTCGGCCCGGAATCTCTGCTGATTGCTTTGCTGACGGCGGGTTTTGTCGGCATGGTATTTACTATTCAGGTAGCCAGGGAATTTATTAACCTCGGTGCCGCCAATGTCGTAGGTGGCGTTTTAGCTTTGTCTTTGACTCGCGAGCTCGGCCCCGTCTTAACAGCCGTCATCGTGACGGGACGGGTAGGTTCGGCTTTTGCAGCGGAAATCGGCACAATGCAGGTAACAGAACAGATAGATGCCTTGCTGATGCTCAGAACAGACCCGATCGACTATTTAGTCATTCCCCGCGTCCTTGCTTGCTGCTTGATGCTGCCAATTTTAACCATCATGTGTCTCGTCACCGGCGTCCTCGGCGGACTGCTGATTGCTACGACGATGTACGGCATCTCTCAAAGCGTGTTTTTAGAATCAGTCCGCAATTTCTTGGGTCTGTGGGATATTTGCAGCGCGGCAATTAAGGCTTTTGTATTCGGTGGCTTGATTGCTGTAATCGGCACTAGCTGGGGTTTGACCACCACCGGCGGGGCAAAAGGCGTCGGTCAATCGACTACTACGGCGGTGGTGACGGCTTTACTGGCTATTTTTATTGTGAACTTTTTCATGACTTGGCTGATGTTTCAGGGGACGGGCTCTAGCGTACTCAAAGGCTTGTAA
- a CDS encoding Hsp20/alpha crystallin family protein: MALIRWEPLREMDSLQREMNRLFDSLTPATERASNGVAFLPPAELDETPEAIHLKLEVPGMEAKDLDVQVTAEAVAISGERRQETKSEDKGMTRSEFRYGSFRRVIPLPARVQNDSVEAEYKNGVLHLNLPKAEAEKNRVVKVQIGG, translated from the coding sequence ATGGCACTTATTCGTTGGGAACCTTTGCGGGAAATGGACTCCTTGCAGCGAGAAATGAATCGGTTGTTTGATAGCTTGACTCCGGCAACCGAGCGCGCATCTAACGGTGTTGCTTTTCTACCCCCCGCCGAACTCGATGAAACTCCCGAAGCCATCCACCTTAAATTAGAAGTTCCGGGCATGGAAGCTAAGGATTTGGACGTACAAGTAACCGCAGAAGCTGTTGCTATTAGTGGCGAACGCCGTCAGGAAACTAAGAGTGAAGATAAAGGCATGACTCGCTCTGAGTTCCGTTACGGTTCGTTCCGCCGGGTGATTCCCCTACCCGCACGGGTTCAAAATGACAGCGTAGAAGCTGAGTACAAAAATGGAGTTTTGCACCTGAATTTGCCCAAAGCGGAAGCAGAAAAGAACCGCGTGGTGAAAGTGCAAATCGGCGGCTAA
- a CDS encoding fasciclin domain-containing protein yields MPDIVDIAVGAGSFQTLVTAVQVANLVDALKSPGPFTVFAPTDDAFAKLPPGTITTLVQNVPQLTRILMFHVVSGKFMKADLAKLGFVTSLEGSPIKIDCSDGFEVKNATVVAADIEADNGVIHVIDNVILMG; encoded by the coding sequence ATGCCTGATATTGTTGATATTGCTGTAGGTGCGGGTTCCTTTCAAACCCTGGTAACGGCGGTGCAAGTAGCTAATTTAGTAGATGCGCTCAAAAGTCCGGGCCCTTTCACTGTCTTTGCACCCACTGACGATGCTTTTGCGAAATTGCCGCCGGGAACTATCACCACCCTAGTCCAGAACGTTCCCCAACTGACTAGGATTTTGATGTTTCATGTCGTCTCCGGCAAGTTTATGAAAGCTGATTTGGCCAAACTCGGTTTTGTTACTTCCTTAGAAGGTTCGCCGATTAAAATTGATTGTTCTGACGGTTTTGAGGTGAAAAATGCTACAGTTGTCGCTGCAGATATCGAAGCAGACAATGGCGTCATCCACGTCATCGATAACGTGATTTTAATGGGATAA